The Carbonactinospora thermoautotrophica sequence CGTGCGCTTCCTTAACAACCAGGTCCCCCCGTACGACCTGACCTACAGCGACGTCTTCATGGTGCCGAACCGCTCGGCGGTGGGCTCCCGGCTCGACGTGGACCTCACCACGCGGGACGGCAGCGGCACGACCATCCCCATTGTGGTCGCGAACATGACCGCCGTGGCCGGGCGGCGGATGGCCGAGACGGTGGCCCGCCGGGGCGGCATCGCCGTCATCCCGCAGGACATCCCGCTCGACGTGGTCGCCGACGTGGTCCAGTGGGTCAAGTCCCGCCACCTCGTCCACGACACCCCCATCACCCTCGGTCCCACCGACACGGTCGGCGACGCCCTCAACCTGCTGCCCAAGCGGGCGCACAACGCGGTCATCGTGGTCGAGGCCGGCCGCCCGATCGGCGTGGTGACCGAGGCCGACTGCCAGGGCGTGGACCGATTCACCCAGCTCGCCCAGGTCATGTCCACCGAGCTGCTGACCCTGCCCGATGGCATCGACCCGCAGGAGGCGTTCGACCGGCTGCACGAGGGCCGGCACCGGCTCGCCCCGGTGGTGGACGGCGACGGCCGCCTCGTCGGCATCCTCACCCGCACCGGCGCGCTGCGGGCCACGCTGTACCAGCCGGCCGTCGACGCCGCCGGCAAGCTCCGCGTGGCCGCCGCGATCGGCATCAACGGCGACGTCGCGCACAAGGCGAAGTACCTGCTGGACGCGGGCGTGGACCTGCTCGTGGTCGACACCGCCCACGGCCACCAGGAGAAGATGATCAGCGCTTTGCGCGCGGTCCGGGCGCTCGATCCGCAAGTGCCGATCGTCGCCGGCAACGTGGTGACCCGCGAGGGCGTGCGCGACCTCGTCGAGGCCGGCGCCGACATCGTCAAGGTCGGCGTGGGTCCGGGCGCGATGTGCACCACCCGGATGATGACCGGCGTGGGCCGACCGCAGTTCTCCGCCGTGCTGGAGTGCGCCGCCGAGGCCCGGCGGCTCGGCAAGCACGTGTGGGCCGACGGCGGGATCCGCCACCCGCGTGACGTGGCGCTGGCGCTGGCCGCCGGGGCGGCGAACGTGATGATCGGCTCGTGGTTCGCCGGCACGTACGAGTCCCCGGGCGACGTGCACCGTGACGCTGACGGCCGCCAGTACAAGGAGAGTTTCGGCATGGCCTCGGCGCGCGCCGTGCAGTTGCGCACCGCCAAGGACACGCCGTTCGAACGCGCCCGCAAGGCCCTGTTCGAGGAGGGCATCTCCACCGCCCGGAT is a genomic window containing:
- a CDS encoding GuaB1 family IMP dehydrogenase-related protein yields the protein MRFLNNQVPPYDLTYSDVFMVPNRSAVGSRLDVDLTTRDGSGTTIPIVVANMTAVAGRRMAETVARRGGIAVIPQDIPLDVVADVVQWVKSRHLVHDTPITLGPTDTVGDALNLLPKRAHNAVIVVEAGRPIGVVTEADCQGVDRFTQLAQVMSTELLTLPDGIDPQEAFDRLHEGRHRLAPVVDGDGRLVGILTRTGALRATLYQPAVDAAGKLRVAAAIGINGDVAHKAKYLLDAGVDLLVVDTAHGHQEKMISALRAVRALDPQVPIVAGNVVTREGVRDLVEAGADIVKVGVGPGAMCTTRMMTGVGRPQFSAVLECAAEARRLGKHVWADGGIRHPRDVALALAAGAANVMIGSWFAGTYESPGDVHRDADGRQYKESFGMASARAVQLRTAKDTPFERARKALFEEGISTARMYLDPERPSVEDLIDSIVAGLRSACTYAGARNLEEFHERAVIGVQSLAGFTEGMPLPTSW